In the genome of Rhinopithecus roxellana isolate Shanxi Qingling chromosome 14, ASM756505v1, whole genome shotgun sequence, the window CCCTGGACAAGCTACCTCTCCACCACCCCACTTCCCCCAGCCTCAGTCTCCATCCTGTAAAATGTGGATAGTAAGTGTTGACCTCACAGAATGGTGATGGGGATGAAGCAACATGATGTACATGATATGCCAGCCTGGTGAACTGTAAGCCTGCAGTAAACATTAGCGGGAAGGGAAAAGCTATGACCATCACCGCTTCATGATTGGCATTGGCTTAGTCTTAATGTACAAGCGCATATTCTCAAGTACACTAACTTAAACTCCAGGACTCTCCTGACTAGAAAAGGGCCATGGTTCCTTCAGAGACTATCAGACTCAATGGTACTTACAGCAAACCACTACTCATTGCTCCTGGGACAGGAGCTGTTGTTCATtgatgtattagggttctctagagggacagaactaataggatacatgagtttattaaggagtattgactcacataatcacaaggacgggtcccacaataggctatgcgcaagctgaggagcaaggaagccagtccaagttccaaaacctcaaaagtgggAAAACTGACAGATAGTGCAGCTTTCAGTCTGTGATCAAAAGTCCAAGAGTCCCAAAACTTGGAGTCCAagtgttcgagggcaggaagcatccagcacgggagcaAAACGTAGGCTGGAAGACTAAACCAGTCAAGTCcttccacattcttctgcctgctttactcTGGCcgcgctggcagctgattaggtggtgcccacccagactgagggtgggtctgcctctcccagtccactggctCAGTTGTTAgtttcctttggcaacaccctcacagacacacccagaaacagtactttgcatccttcaatccaatcaagatgacactcaatattaacaaTTATAATTGGTTTCTGTAACTTCTCTGCAGGACACTAGCAAATTATATTAATTTCTGAGGAGTGGCTGCAAATGGAGAGCATCATTTTCATACTAAATCCAAGAATGTGGTAAAAATACTACTTAGAAACAAGAGAAATGAGTAGGAATGGAAATGTCAGTCATCACTTGTTTTCTGTCAAGTACTTCCAAAactgtaaaattagaaaaattcatCAAGAGTTCTAAAATACATATCCCCTTCAGCAATACAAAAAAATCTGGGGTATAAGCTAAAAGTTTAAATACAGAAGTTAAGAGAGCAAGAATTTCTAAACAGCCTAAATTCTGTGCATTTTATAATAatgttaagaaataatttttttttttttttttttttttgagatggagtcttgctctgtcgcccgggctggagtgcagtggccggatctcagctcactgcaagctccacctcccgggtttacgccattctcctgcctcagcctcccgagtagctgggactacaggcgcccgccacctcgcccggctagttttttgtattttttagtagagacggggtttcaccatgttagccaggatggtctcaaactcctgacctcgtgatccgcccgtctcggcctcccaaagtgctgggattacaggcttgagccaccgcgcccggccaagaaataattttgataaatgaGAGTGACATAAATCTTATTTCTTGCAAGAAATAAGAACATTAGATGCAATGGTGAAAATAGTTGAATATAAAGGGATGAAGATACCTGAGAGAAGATGTAACACCATTGACTTAAAAGCTAATTCTAAGTAAGGAGTAGATGCCCCAAAACTTTTCAAGAAACAGAACACAGTGTCTTCTGTACCTGTCAAACTTATCCCAGTAAACCATGGGAGGTAAAAGGAATGGCAAAGGGCCGATGAAAGAGGAAGGGGGCCTCCTGGAACATTTCTAAggtgggtaatttaaaaagatttccaAGTTATCAGTTAACCTCATGCCtcctgttttaaaattatttacacatCATAACAGAGGACAGATCCTTGAATGTTCCAAAGAAAGATGTTCTGAGAGTTTTCAGATCCATAAATAATGGGATTGATTAAAAATAGGTCATGCAAATCAGTCtaattgctttctatttttaatgtaaattcttttcattgatttttaagatGGATAGCccattaaaatacattaatcatGACCCTAAAAGTGTACCTGTATTGCAAAAAGCCTAAGGTGAGGAATAAAAAGCAATTCCCCACCACATGAAACTAGGGCAGGAACATCACCAAAGAGAGCTGTGGTAAGAGCTGGGAGGCAAGGGATAATGACGATAAAACACCCTCCAACTGTACACCAGCGGTTTTAGAAGGTTTGGAGCTGTGTGTGTCTTACTTGGCTAAAAGGGCTCTAATTTTGTTGAGCCAAGGTGAAAAACACATGATTGGTCTTCTGTGTTTTTTGGTTACATAAGAAATGCACTCTCGTGACTGCATAATGCATGctcattctagaaaatgcaactAAGGACAACTAACATTAGAAATAACCCATCACACCATTATCCAGAGATAACcctggaaatattttaatatatacacactcaaacttttaaaacaatgtatattttttgaaTGCATGTATGTAATACATATGTTTGGAATCTCCTTTtgtactaaaaattttaaatacattttagatgTCAATAAATACAGTTCTTCAAAAGCATGTTAATGGAACACAAATCAGTATCTATCACCATTTACTCAGCCATCCTTGTAGTATTGGACATTATCAACAGTGTTTCACTAAACGTCCTCCAGCTAAATCCATGTCAACATCCACAATTACCGTGAATACATTTCAAGAAGTAGACTTCGTTAAATCAAAGAAGAGACATGTTTTAAAGGATCCTCACATATAGCACTAAATTGACCTCTGGAAACATTATACAAATTAatgcaaaatataagaaaatattcacTTCTTCACACCCTCACTGATATTTGTTATTGTTCCTTGTGTTACTAATTTGATAGACTTCAAATGATGATTCATGGATTTTAATTTAGTTTGGGGGGCAGAAAATTTCACACATTTATGAGCCATTGTATTCCATGTTGGTTGATGCTTTTAAACCGGACTAAATATTGCCCGAGAAGGACTccgtacttctatatttgagtccttgtggacaaACTGCAACTTAATAGGCAGATGagactgaaaacctaacttaggagtatgtgACTGTAACAATAattgagtcttggccaatcccagcagccatacttcaatCACTCATACACTTCTGAGTGTTCAGAGTGTGTTCACAGAAAGCaaatgctgagctgtaaccaatgcAGTTGTTTCTCTACCTCACTTCCCTTTTTTGGTCTATAAatcttccaccatgtggctgtgctggagtctctgaatctgctgtgattctgggagcTACCCAATTAATGAAtggttcattgctcaattaaactccattaaatttaattcagttgaagtttttcttttaataatgccAATTTATGAACTTTGTCCTTTCTCTTTTTGGAgttttcatgttcttatttatatgtTCTTCTTATTAAACCTTTGTAATATAGAATGTaactattttttccattttgttggtTATTAAATGTGCCTTATTTTGTCATAAAGAAATGTTTCATTTCTATGTATTCAcagttttaaacatattttctatttcttgccttTGATGTCATTCTTGGAAAGACTTTCCTGACCCTCTTACAATATTGAAATGATCATGAACGTAAATATTTAAGCTCAGCTGCTATAAAAACatcatgaaagaaaattaaaagccaTTCTGTatgaaagatacagaaaaatgaacaaagtactAATAAATACTAGAACCAAAAATTGGAAGTACTAATAAACATAAGAATTTAGAGTTAGTGTTTAGTAATGGTAGATCATATTTATGTGAAGATaagaaaaaggggaaataattttaattgaagGAAGAATAAGATGACAAGGCAAATTCTAGAGGGATAAAGTGGAAAATATTAGGAAGCTTTATATTTGTGCAAATTATTTAGGACATAGTATGGAGTAATAACAACGGCACAGGCTTGAAATATTATTAAATGCTAAGCATTTGTAATAGAAAGACCTTGGAGCCATATCCTTTAACAGGTGGCAGGCACAGAGAACAGCCTGGAAAAAGAACTCAGAATCCAAGAGGACATAGATAAGTTATACTGTAGGTCACTGGGCAGTTGTTTCAAAGTTGTGCAGTGGATTTGAATCAGCAATCCAAAAGtacattatttcaatatttaattttcatgataaaaacttctCATTATATTACAAAACCATTCTAGTTATTTCTAGTATGTAGGTTGCAAATAGTATTAAATGTCTTAAAATAACTTTCATTAATAAAACTTAGTGAGATCCCTGCATTTCATGTCTCTCAAGTCTCAAATCTGTTCTTTTATATATGAGCAATATTTTGCAATAACTGAATTATTGTTCTGAACACTCCACCTGAATGTGTAGCCAAAAGTGCTATAATAAACTACTTATGCTACACAGTAGATATGAAAGTCTTAACTAGAACAAAAAGTTTTTGTAATTAGATTAAGTCAAGTTTGACCTCTAAGTCATTGTTTAGTAGCTGAACTAATTCCTCCTAGAAATGTGGGTTAATGCTGAGGTTAATTTGCCCAACCTGATCTAATCTCACATGATTATACAGATATTTGAATGTAGTCACCATataattcttaataaaacctAAATTAGCATAACGTGTTTCCAAATCATCATCCTGAATCCTATCCTTACATGTCTGCCACAAAGATGAAACATTGagggttatttttaaattatgtttcttgAGTAACCCCATAGTAATTCCTTTCACTTTGATCTCACTTTTTTAAAGATTAAGAAAGATCTCATTTAACTTTCAAATATAACTATATTTCTCAATATTTCAATTGTTTACTTTGTCATTGATTATACATTTTTTACAACAGAAGCAAATATTCAACTGAATCTTCTTCATCTGTTTTATTTGGAGAACTATCTTGCTACTATATATAGGACAAGACATTGAcactcttcatttttatttgccaaataaTGTCTCAGTCAGTGGATACCACTGACAGCATTCAGTGACTTGTGGAGTCTTTTACTCCACCCAACAAGAGTAGGATATGCATTTTTTCAAGCACCCATGGAACGTACACCAAAACAGACagtattctgggccataaaacaagtctcaacaagtTTAAAAGTATTGAAATAATATAGATTATGTCTTTTGATGATAatagaatcaaactagaaatcaataacaggaagaCAAGAAAATCTCTAAACATGTAGAAATTGAACAACATACTTCTGAATAAGCCATAGATCAACAAAGTAtaaaaggaaacttttaaaaatacatagaattgaatgaaaatgaaaacataatcaaaatatgtgggatgcagctaaaacaATTAtgtgagggaaatttatagcactaaatgctatAAACCAATAACTTACACTTCTggctcaaaaaattagaaaaagaagagcagaatAAAGACAACACAAGCAAAACGTTACCTTCAGGGAAACTATTTAAAGTATAGAAGAAGTATATTGAATTATTGCTTACAACTACATGTGaatctgtaattatttcattaaattctaattttaaaatgttaatttcattttcatacatCAACAGTAGAAAAATGGAACTTTAAATCAACATAATTTACAAAAGACTCCTAAAAATCCAACAAACTGTGAATATctcataaaattataattcataaaatgtatactgctaaaattataactataaagaaaaatataatttattccatcttttgaaagatattaaagaagacctaaattacaggagagatattccatgttaatGGATTAGAAGACCCAACATCATAAAGATATCAATTATTCCCCctaattgatctatagattcaaagtAATTCTAATCAAAATGCCAAGAGTTTTGGTAAAACTAACAAGCtggtaataaaatgtatatggaaaaatCAAAGGTCAACAATGGCCATAACACAGCTAAGGAAAACGAACAAGGTGAGAAGAGTTATGCAGCTAGTTACTATAACACTGTGATTAGGTgcaaaggtagaaaaaaaaaaaaaagaccagtgaAATACAATATAGAATCTAGAGACAGGCCAATGTACACATAGAAGAGACACAGCTTGGGGTGGCATTATAAAACAGTGAGGAAAGGatgaattattcaataaatgttactgaGACAATTTGTTATCCACACTAAGGAAAGGAGAATTGGCCTTCTACGttaaagcaaatacaaaaatcaattccagtGGATTAAAAGTTTAAATGTGAGAGGTAAGTTTTATTACCATGGAACATAAAaggatttcttaaataagacaccAAAAAAGCCTatcataaaggagaaaaatacaaattttacttCAATTTTGCACTGGGAATATTTGCAAAATCACAATACTAAGTGTTGGCAAGAGCATAAGAACTCAAATACCAACATGAGTGATATTTTGTTGTTATTCATTATATGTTATGCATGCCACACAAGGTTTTGTATGTattgcatatttaattttaaaattaaatataaaatgatttttttcttgacaaATGAAATGCTTCTAGTATTTATCATTAAGCAAAATGTTAGGACtataaattttgattattttaatactCAATATCTCTTCGTATTATACTTAGGATTTTTAAAGTAGggaataatattaaatttatctttgcaagtagaaatagtaataaaaacttCTAAATAATGCTTGtatcaaagaaggaaacaaaaggaaaatcacTAACTGGTACTCAAAGAATAGATAGCCTTAAATGCATTTATTAGCAAACAAAAGTAAGTGGAAGTAAATTCATTATGCTTTCAATTCAAGAAATGATTTTAGAACAGTTTAACCTaagttaaaaggaagaaaagaatacagTCAAGAAATTAaggaacatgaaaacaaaaacgtGTACGGTAGATAAAAAAACATTAAGCGCTGGTTCCTTTAAAAGACCAGTAAAACAGATAAAGTTCAACAATATAAttaagaaaagagagacaagggatacataaataaatagcattAGAAATTAAACGGGACTTCCGCCCGGCATGCCGGACTGCGCATGCGCCGTTGGGAGCGTCGCGCGCCCTGTCGCGTAGCCAGCGCTACGTGTGCGCCCGGGACGCAGACGCAAGCCGCCAGCGGAGGAGGCCGCTTAACCAGCTTCTTAAGCACGGTGGGTTTCTCTCTTCGCGTTAAATCTCTCCTGCTCTGCGGCCCGGTGCCGCGTGGGCTCCCGTGGGACGCTCCCCTCGGACGCCGTCCGACCTAGATTGTTAATGTTATTGTTGGGAAAGGCGAAAAAGGCAGCGAGATCCCAGAATACCAGAGCCATTGTAATGGCTGGAACGGAAGTTGGGATAGATGGGTAGCCGAAGATCGTGTGCTTTGTGAGCCCAATGAAAATCgtagattggccgggcgcggtggctctcgcctgtaatcccagcactttgggaggccgaggcgggcggatcacgaagtcaggagttggagaccaggctggccaacatggtgaaactctgtctctactaaaaatataaaaaatagctgggcgtggtggcgaacgcctgtaatcccagctactcgggaggctgaggcaggagaatcgtttgaacccaggaggcggaggttgcagtgagccgaaatcatgccattgcactccagcctggttggcagggtgagactctgtctcaaaaaaaaaaaaaaagaagaagaaaagaaaatcgtAGATTAGGGgcagggctcggtggctcactcctgtaatcccagcactttgagaggccaaggtgggcagatcacttgaggtcaggagttcaagacctgcctggccaacatggcgaaaccccgtctctgctaaaaatacaaaacaattagcagggcatggtggtgggcgcctataatcccagctactctggaggctgaggcaggaaaattgcttgaactccgggaggtggaggtcagtGTGGAAACgctgtcacaaaaaaagaaaagaaaagaaaatcgtAGATTACAGCATAAATTGGCAAGAAAATTTGTGGCTCAcctgaggagcaagagagaaagaagcagcCCCTCCAGGTTGCCTGGTGCTgactctgtctttttttaaaaggccTTTCCAttgaagaaagagatgaaaatgaTGAAAACTCATTAAGCAGTTCCTCCGACAGTAGTGAAGACAAGGatgaaaaaataagtgaagaaagTGATACTGGAGAAAAGACTGAAGTGAAAGAAGAACTGGAGCTTCAAACAACAAGGGAAATGGAAGAAAGAACAGTAACTCTAGAAATCCCTGAAGTTTTGAAGAGGCAGCTGGAGGATGATTGTTACTACATTAATCGGAGGAAACGGTTAGTGAAACTTCCATGCCACACCAACATCATAACGATTTTGGAATCCTATGTGAGACATTTTGCTATCAGTGTAGCCTTTTCAGCCAATGAGAGGCCTCATCACCATCATGCTATGCCACATGCCAACATGAATGTGCCTTATATCCCAGCAGAAAAGAATGTTGACCTTTGTAAGGAGATGGTGGATGGATTAAGAATAACTTTTGATTACACTCTCCCGTTGGTTTTACTCTATCCCTATGAACAAGCTCAGTATAAAAAGGTGACTGCATCTAAGGTTTTACTTGCAATTAAGGAAAGTGCCACAAATACTAGTAGGAGCCAGGAGAAGCTCTCTCCCAGCCCACGTTTGTTGAATCCATCCAGGCCGCAGTCTACAGAGAGTCCGTCGACCACTGGTGAACCAGCCACCCCCAAAAGGCGCAAAGCCGAGCCGGAAGCAGTGCGGTCTCTGAGGCGGTCCTCGCCCCACACCGCCAACTGTGACAGGCTTTCTAAGAGCAGCACCTCACCTCAGCCCAAGCGCTGGCAGCAGGACATGTCCACCAGCATGCCCAAGCTGTTCTTGCACCTGGAAAAGAAGACACCTGTGCATAGCAGATCATCTTCACCTATTCCTCTGACTCCTAACCAGAGTCAGGGAATAGAAGGGAGTGCTGCATTTGCTGGCTTTGAAGGGAGAAGAACTAATGAAATAAATGAGGTCCTCTCCTGGAAGCTTGTGCCTGACAATTACCCACCAGGTGACCAGGCGCCTCCACCCTCTTACATTTACGGGGCGCAACATTTGCTGCGATTGTTTGTAAAACTTCCAGAAATTCTTGGAAAAATGTCCTTTACTGAGAAGAATCTGAAGGCTTTATTGAAGCACTTTGATCTCTTTGTGAGGTTTTTAGCAGAATACCACGATGACTTCTTCCCAGAGTCGGCTTATGTCGCTGCCTCTGAGGTGCATTACAGCACCAGGAACTCCCAGGCAGTCTATAAAAGCGTTGATGGTTCTGTAAGAACAACTGCTCCATCTAGCATGGCGTTCTGAGTTCCAGGTAAACAACTAACAAGGTGGTGGGTCTTTACCCAGAGCACAAAACACTGCCCACCTGGGGGCTTTGACAGAGGTGGCCCTGTTTGAGTTCCCCATATACTGTAGTTACTCTGTTTAGAATTATTTCCTAGGTGCCTGAAAGTGTTCTGACATGACACTTGCTACGTTGTAGGCCATCTGTGATGGCAGGAAAAAAGCAACTGTGTTCACAGTGAAATGTTCATGGAAGTATACATAGGTTAGGCCATTTCAGTAGACATGGCAGTTAGCAAGAACCACATTGTTTCGTTATTAGCATTAAACAAAGTTGTTTTTGCAAATTGGTTTCATTCTCTTGGTGATGCTGAGCAACTCTGTCCAACAAGGTTTAGTTTGTACTTGAAAATCGCAAAGTAGTCTTGAAGTATTTTAGAGGGAATCCATATTGATGGCAAAAGAAAATTTGCAACTATAATTTGCTTCTAACGGTTCCTTCTCTGTGAAACATTATTTTTGGTGAGCTAAAGAAAGCATTGCTTTTCTTGTTTGCAATTTTACAGCTATACTTTTTTGTGTAATGTAATGGTTCCCTTTCTGTAAAATGTTCTTTTTGGTGATCTAAATAAAGCCTgtcttgtttgaaaaaaaaaaaaaaataggagccATAACTACAGATACAATGACAATTGGAATATTAGAGAATGCTGTATATTCATTTAAACCAGTAAATTTGAAACTCTTGACAAAAATGAATGATTACttaggaaaatatatattatataaactgGCTCCCCCCGAAAAAGTAGGTATTCCTCATTGTGGCACCTGACAGCCCCAAAGGTAGAAATTAAAACTAACCCACATATTTATTGCACACTATGCtgacattttaatgtaaattttagaCCACATAAGCTTTAGCCTTTAGAGTCAGAAATTCCTTAGGTGCTAGCCCACAAATTGCTAcatgagagaaaacagaaaagatgtCACTTTCTGCGATCCTAAGAGAAAGCCCACAGAGGCATATCTTCCTATTGTGGTTTCAGTAGCATCAAATAGGAAAGTGATAATACTGTGAGAGAATGACGTGCCACACACAATATTTGAAGTACAAAGACAAAGCTGGATGTATTTTTGGTTAATTACAAACCTGTAAGTGTCCAGATGCATTCTTCCTAGATTATCATAATTCTCTTTCATGTCCATGAAAGGATAAGCTATGTCACCAGGCTGAGAACTTGAACTGTGCTAGTCTAAATTGAGATGTGCTCCTAAGTGTGAGGTTAGAGCACTGGAGTTTGAAGACTtagtatgtaaaaataaatgtaacatatCTCGTTAATTTTCAGCATTGGTTAAAtgttgaactgacgatattttaGATACATTGggttaaatgttttaaaaataccttcacctatttctttttacttttaaaaaatgttaatattttaaaaacttaaaatgacCAATGTGtctcacattatatttttaatggacaGTGATGCTCTTAAAAGTATTACCTCTATGGCATGGCATACGTCAAAAACTCATGGTCTTTTTTAGCTATTCTTTGATCCAGTATCGAAGGTTTAGCTTCATGTGTCCAAGCAGGTACAGGCCTCCACTAAATTAGTCAAAGCATCTTTTGGTCTTGTACTAGGATTACCTTTAAATCTGATGTTAACATATGCAGCAAATCCCTGCTGTTAATAGAAACCACCCGACATCTTTCTGCTGTTTACTAATTTGATTGTTACTCTTTCCCTCACATATTACCATACTCCTATGTAACACACTCAGTCTGGCAGCCTTCTGTTACTCTTATCCAATGAAGGAGAAGCTCGTACTTGTGTTCCGTTCATTCAAAAAGTATCCATGCCCACAACCAATCTTTGGATAGTCTAATACAAAATCCCAATTTAATGGTTTTTTCATGTcatcttaaaaatgaataaagagataATACCAGGAAGTCTAGGTGATAATTACTTTTCTTGACCAATTCTAGGCTTTACTAGAGAGCTGAATTTTATAATACAGCTCTCCTAAGATGTTGCTTGTGCAGCCAATTTGAAGGACAATTTGAAGTGAACTTAAGGATGAGTTGCCTTCCCAACTCTTAGAAAGACCCAAATAATAGCCATTTCTATAATTAATGCTACTAATGTGAATTTGATCAAGCTACATAAAACCAGTTTAAATTTCTCAGCCCAAATAGTAGCTATGTATAATAGAATAAGCTTGGATTTTATTTAGGCCAATTAAGAGAGAGTCTAGGCCATCACTAATAATACTTTCTGCTATCTAGAGTAATTCTATAATACTTCCGGTATAATACTTCCTGTATCTAGAGTAATTATGTGTGACTTGCACCAATCTATGTCAAAGCTAAAAGAAAGGCAAGGTGAGCTTCTCACAGAGTTGATgagaattattttcttaggaaaTCTCCCAATCCCctcttaaaataatattctaagtttgtttgtttgttttgagatggagtctcacactgttgcccaggctggagtgcagtagcgtgatctcagctcactgcaacctccatctcccaggttcaagcaattctcctgcctcagcctcccccaatggctgggattacacgcgtgtgccaccatacccagctaattttttttgtatttctagtggagaccgggtttcaccattttggccagggtggtcttgaactcctgacctcaaatgatacacccacctcggcctcccaaaatgttgaaattacaggcatgagccaccgcccccagcctatatgtttttttttttttttttccatttcacaaTTGTTTGAGATCTGTTGTTCAGAGTCTTAAATGATTTTGTGCAGCTACTGCCCTGACAGATGATTCAGTGAAATATTCAAAGATGAAATCAGAATGAAATTCTGCTGATCAGTGTTCGGACTGAAAATACGATCTTTGCAAATGAAATCTCTTCTTCCGAAAGAATCATTTATAGTGGTAAAGATGTGGATAATTCTTTATGATTCTTTCTTGTAACTTTGGCTGAATGAGAACAAAAAgaggagactgagaagaaaaagagttcCATGGACCTCTGTGAGGACTCAGCAGTCTCATATGAGTACCCACACTTACACAGACTGCACCAGCCCCTGACACCACTAAAACTTCACAAATCCTGAATGCCACACTCTTCAAAACTCCACCTACTGTCAGCAGaaaagattagcatttgaatagGCAGGCCAAGGAAAGAAAATCACCCTCACCAATTTGGGGGAGCATGGTCTAATCTGTTGAGAACCCCTGAATAGGACAAAAGGGTAGAGGAAGGGTGAGTTTGCTTTCTACTtaagctgggacatccatcttctgccTTTGGACATCAGAGGTCCTGGTTCTTGGACTGGTACCACACTACCACCTTTCCTGGACCTCCAGCTTGCAGACGGAAGATGATGGGACTCCTCAGCTTCCATAAACATGTGAGCCCATCCCTCAAAATAAATGTCTGTCgttctatctatctgtctgtctatctgtctatctgtctatctatctcatattggttctgtttctctagagaactctgGCTAATATGTAGAAATTgtttcctaaagaaaaataaaagtattcatCTGATGAAGACGCCATGTTGGAATTTAGGAAAGGGCTTAGTATTGTTACAAATGTCCACTACCTGGATGGTTTTTGTAAGTTGAGATAGACAAAGTTTATTTGCCCTCAAGGCTTCTACAATTTACTGCATACCTCAAGTTTGTCTCTTTGACAGTCTGGCACAATAAGGCATTTTTAGTTTAAGaccaaatttctcatttttattttcttgctttccgTCAATGTACCTTCCTTATTCTTTTTAGACAACTTGAAAATTTGATTCTGAAGGGGATGATGTTCTATGGAAGCAGGATTTATTGTAGGTACAGGGCCATGCATATCAAAAGAAGAACTATGTCATTGTCCATCTGTAAACAATTCTCCTTAGAAGATTAGAGAAAGGACAGGGAACCTGGGCGTACTAATAGCTCCCCAAGAGTAGCACCCTCAGTAGAGGGCATTGGCTCTTCCAATGCCTTTCTCCTTGAAATCTACAGGTGTCCTTACTTATACCTTCATGATTCTTAGAGAATACAGAGGCTCTTagattcttgtttttatttggggGACCAGTTGTTTCATTTATAAagctgtatatttttatttctagcttcttttttttcctaggaCTCAGTTACTTATTAGAAAATGTTCTGTTACCTTCTAAATTAacaattttctatatatattttttcatttaaggcTCCTAATTCAAATCAGAGTCCATTTTCAGCTGTTGATCCTA includes:
- the LOC104660342 gene encoding LOW QUALITY PROTEIN: putative male-specific lethal-3 protein-like 2 (The sequence of the model RefSeq protein was modified relative to this genomic sequence to represent the inferred CDS: inserted 2 bases in 1 codon), yielding MPDCACAVGSVXRALSRSQRYVCARDADASRQRRRPLNQLLKHGLSIEERDENDENSLSSSSDSSEDKDEKISEESDTGEKTEVKEELELQTTREMEERTVTLEIPEVLKRQLEDDCYYINRRKRLVKLPCHTNIITILESYVRHFAISVAFSANERPHHHHAMPHANMNVPYIPAEKNVDLCKEMVDGLRITFDYTLPLVLLYPYEQAQYKKVTASKVLLAIKESATNTSRSQEKLSPSPRLLNPSRPQSTESPSTTGEPATPKRRKAEPEAVRSLRRSSPHTANCDRLSKSSTSPQPKRWQQDMSTSMPKLFLHLEKKTPVHSRSSSPIPLTPNQSQGIEGSAAFAGFEGRRTNEINEVLSWKLVPDNYPPGDQAPPPSYIYGAQHLLRLFVKLPEILGKMSFTEKNLKALLKHFDLFVRFLAEYHDDFFPESAYVAASEVHYSTRNSQAVYKSVDGSVRTTAPSSMAF